One genomic segment of Elusimicrobia bacterium HGW-Elusimicrobia-1 includes these proteins:
- a CDS encoding DNA recombination protein RmuC: protein METALIIILAALALASGFLFARLKIEKARNDSFAGNAERERESARNEFSVLAAGILEDKTKKLTEENERKISAIIEPLKTKISEFQKQVSDAYDAELRDKVSLKTEIKNLTELNRRLSEGAENLAGAIKGDSKLQGDWGEMQLELILERAGLEKNIHYSRQETIRDADGNLLRPDYIVRLPDDKVLIIDSKVSLKDYESYFNASDETSKEMYLKKHVESILGHIKDLSAKSYDRIYGVSSPDYVLMFVPLESALYSALKKDPSLLTKALEKNVALVSTSTMLHALRTIGFIWKQENQRKNVFEIARESGQLYDKFVGFVDDLADAAKKIDSAGVALEAAMNKLKTSARKGDTIIGRIERIKSLGADAAKSLPPELSDDIRENSK from the coding sequence ATGGAAACCGCGCTGATTATAATTCTGGCCGCTTTGGCTCTGGCGTCGGGCTTTCTTTTTGCCCGTCTTAAAATCGAAAAAGCCAGAAACGATTCTTTTGCGGGCAATGCCGAACGGGAACGCGAGTCCGCGCGCAACGAGTTTAGCGTCCTCGCCGCCGGAATCCTCGAAGATAAAACCAAAAAATTGACGGAAGAAAACGAGCGCAAGATCAGCGCCATAATCGAACCGCTTAAAACCAAAATATCGGAATTTCAGAAACAAGTATCCGACGCTTACGACGCGGAGCTCCGCGATAAGGTATCGCTCAAAACCGAGATAAAAAATCTTACCGAGCTGAACCGCCGCCTCAGCGAAGGCGCCGAAAATCTTGCCGGAGCCATAAAAGGCGATTCCAAACTGCAGGGCGATTGGGGCGAAATGCAGCTTGAACTTATACTCGAACGCGCCGGCCTCGAAAAAAATATTCATTATTCCAGACAGGAAACCATACGCGACGCCGACGGCAATCTCCTAAGGCCCGACTATATCGTGCGGCTGCCCGACGACAAAGTATTGATAATAGATTCCAAGGTATCTCTGAAGGATTACGAATCGTATTTTAACGCTTCCGACGAGACGTCAAAGGAAATGTATCTTAAAAAACACGTCGAGAGCATTCTGGGCCACATCAAAGACCTGAGCGCGAAAAGTTACGACAGGATCTACGGCGTGTCCTCGCCCGACTACGTTTTGATGTTCGTGCCGCTTGAATCGGCTCTTTACTCCGCGCTCAAAAAAGATCCGTCGCTTCTTACGAAGGCGTTGGAAAAAAACGTGGCGCTGGTTTCGACATCGACGATGCTGCACGCTCTCAGGACGATAGGTTTTATCTGGAAGCAGGAAAACCAGCGCAAAAACGTATTCGAGATAGCCAGGGAAAGCGGCCAACTCTACGACAAGTTCGTCGGTTTTGTGGACGACCTCGCTGACGCGGCCAAAAAAATCGACTCGGCCGGCGTTGCCCTGGAAGCCGCGATGAACAAGCTTAAGACATCCGCGCGCAAGGGCGACACCATAATAGGACGCATAGAAAGAATAAAGTCGCTCGGCGCCGACGCCGCAAAATCCCTCCCTCCGGAACTTTCGGACGACATCCGCGAAAACTCAAAATAA